A segment of the Cohnella algarum genome:
AAAGGCAGACGGCCTCGCAGAAGGTCCGTCTGCCTTTTCGCGTTCATCGGCGTCGCCGCGCATGCCGCCCGATCAAAACCGGCCCGAGCGGAAAATGGAATAAATCAGCCACACGAACATGAGCGCGGCCACGATAAAGCCGACGACGACCGCCGGGACTTTCCACGGCAGCATGTACTCGTGCCCCATGGACGACCCGACGATGAGCCCCGCCATCATAATGCTGAAGGCAAGCAAAACGATGCTGAACGCCAGCCGGTTGCCGACCCGGTCCAGCTTCTTCAGCATCCGGTTCATCTGCTTCTCCGGCACCGACAGCTCCAGCTTGATTTTCCCTTGCTTCGCGAGCGTCAGCAGCTCCCGCAGCTTTCCCGGCGCTTCCGTCAGCAGGTCGGCGTATTCGGGCAAATGACGGGCCCAGATTTTCAGGATCGAGAACGGATTGAGCCGGTCGGTGACGAGCCGGCGGCCGAACGGTTCGGCCGCGTCCATAATGCTGAAATCCGAATCGAGCCCGGATACGACGCCTTCCATCGTCATCAGCGACTTGCCCAGCAGCGTCAAATCGGCGGGGATGCGGATGCGATGGCGGTAGGCGAGGGACATCAGCTTTTTGACGGCGTCGGCGATGCTGATTTGGCTTAGCGGCACCTGGTAATAGTCTTCCCTCAATTCGTCCACGTCCGAGCGAAGCGAGGCGCGATCGGCGTCGTCGGGAATGAGCCCGAGCCGTTCGATCGCCGCGATGATTCCGTCCGTGCTCTGATTGCGCAAAGCGATCACGAACGTAGCGAAATGCGTCTTGGCTTCCGACGACAGCCGGCCGACCATGCCGAAATCCAAAAATGCCAGTTCCCCTCCGGGCAGCACGAGCACGTTGCCGGGATGCGGGTCGGCATGAAAGAAGCCTTCGATCAAAATTTGCTGAAGCATCGCGGTCGTGAAACGCTCGGCGACCTGCGCCCTGGAGATCCCTTCCCGTTCGAGCTTCTCGCGCTCGTTCAGGCGAATGCCGTCGATAAACTCCATCGTCAGCACCTTGCCCGACGAAAGCTCCCGAAACACGCGCGGAATGCGAACATAGGGCAGCTCGGCGGAAAAGACGGCGAATTTCTCCGCATTGCTTGCCTCCCGGCCGTAATTCAATTCGTTGCGCAGAGCGCTTCCGAGCTCCTCCATCATCTCGCTGACCCGGTACCTTCTCGCCCAGTCCAGCCTTTTCTCGGCCAAGCGAGACAGCTCCCCCAATATTTCCAGGTCGGTTTCGATACGGGAACGCACGGAAGGACGCTGTACTTTGACCGCCACGTCGGTTCCGTCCTTCAGCAC
Coding sequences within it:
- a CDS encoding ABC1 kinase family protein, which gives rise to MNVGKRIRHLKRYREIVSAFVRYGFGFIVKDLGLAQGLSYKAIWDEERRDLQKHSIGLRIRLFLEEMGPTFVKLGQLASTRADLLPAEVIAELARLQDDVPAFPFSEARTILEKELGSSVEELFLEIQETPIAAASIGQVHYAVLKDGTDVAVKVQRPSVRSRIETDLEILGELSRLAEKRLDWARRYRVSEMMEELGSALRNELNYGREASNAEKFAVFSAELPYVRIPRVFRELSSGKVLTMEFIDGIRLNEREKLEREGISRAQVAERFTTAMLQQILIEGFFHADPHPGNVLVLPGGELAFLDFGMVGRLSSEAKTHFATFVIALRNQSTDGIIAAIERLGLIPDDADRASLRSDVDELREDYYQVPLSQISIADAVKKLMSLAYRHRIRIPADLTLLGKSLMTMEGVVSGLDSDFSIMDAAEPFGRRLVTDRLNPFSILKIWARHLPEYADLLTEAPGKLRELLTLAKQGKIKLELSVPEKQMNRMLKKLDRVGNRLAFSIVLLAFSIMMAGLIVGSSMGHEYMLPWKVPAVVVGFIVAALMFVWLIYSIFRSGRF